From a region of the Pseudomonadota bacterium genome:
- a CDS encoding chemotaxis protein CheW has translation MPMARDVTSAIRSLLIPLEGQYMLVPNSAVAEILTYRETRAVPGAPAWFIGMLSWRNQTIPVISFEAVAGGATPEVSPRTRIAVFNTVGANPAYLRFYAVLTQGFPSLINIDKASIAPLGSDDQVAEGVASKVLVAGRPAAIPDLDHIESCLVDRQQVLPAEL, from the coding sequence ATGCCGATGGCGCGCGATGTGACTTCTGCGATACGCAGTCTTCTGATCCCTCTGGAAGGCCAGTACATGCTGGTGCCCAACTCGGCGGTGGCGGAAATCCTCACCTACCGTGAAACCCGCGCGGTACCGGGTGCGCCGGCGTGGTTTATCGGCATGCTGTCGTGGCGCAATCAGACCATTCCGGTTATCTCCTTTGAGGCGGTCGCGGGAGGCGCTACGCCTGAGGTCAGCCCGCGCACCCGAATCGCGGTGTTCAATACGGTGGGCGCGAATCCCGCGTATCTGCGTTTTTACGCCGTACTCACGCAGGGTTTCCCCTCCTTGATCAACATCGACAAGGCCAGCATCGCGCCGCTGGGCAGCGATGACCAGGTCGCCGAGGGCGTCGCCAGCAAAGTGCTGGTGGCGGGCCGTCCGGCTGCGATTCCCGATCTGGACCACATCGAAAGCTGTCTGGTGGATCGCCAGCAGGTGCTACCCGCCGAACTCTGA
- a CDS encoding 16S rRNA (uracil(1498)-N(3))-methyltransferase codes for MRIPRIYHPEALAPGLTIDLHAEAARHVARVLRMTADMPLVLFDGSGGEYGAVIGTVDRGRVTVTLKSFVADGRESPLHTTLAQGISRGERMDYTLRKAVELGVSAIQPLFTEYCQVQLKGERLDKRMAHWRGVVIAACEQSGRNRIPPLHTPCSLPEWLQRLPSGLHLALDPRAAGGILQLATPATPVSLLVGPEGGLSENEMDLLRRAGYLGIRLGPRILRTETAALAALAALQSRWGDMS; via the coding sequence ATGCGCATCCCCCGCATCTACCACCCCGAAGCGCTGGCGCCGGGACTTACGATCGATCTCCATGCCGAAGCGGCGCGTCATGTTGCGCGGGTGTTACGCATGACCGCTGATATGCCTTTGGTGCTTTTCGATGGCAGCGGCGGCGAGTATGGAGCAGTGATCGGCACCGTCGATCGCGGGCGCGTCACGGTGACGCTTAAAAGTTTCGTTGCCGACGGTCGTGAGTCGCCGCTGCACACTACCCTGGCGCAGGGCATTTCACGCGGTGAGCGCATGGACTACACCCTGCGCAAGGCGGTGGAACTGGGTGTTTCCGCAATCCAGCCGCTGTTTACCGAATACTGCCAGGTGCAACTCAAGGGGGAGCGTCTCGACAAGCGGATGGCGCACTGGCGCGGTGTAGTGATTGCGGCGTGCGAACAATCGGGACGCAACCGCATCCCTCCGCTGCACACGCCCTGTTCGTTGCCAGAATGGCTGCAACGCCTGCCCAGCGGGCTGCACCTGGCGCTCGACCCGCGGGCTGCCGGCGGTATTTTGCAGCTGGCGACACCCGCGACACCGGTTTCACTTCTGGTCGGGCCGGAGGGGGGATTGAGCGAAAACGAAATGGACCTTTTACGCCGTGCCGGGTACCTGGGGATACGTCTCGGTCCCCGCATCCTGCGCACTGAAACCGCAGCCCTTGCCGCGCTCGCTGCACTGCAGAGCCGCTGGGGCGATATGAGCTGA